The genomic region GTTGGCGCCATAGCCGGAGATGGTCTCTAGGTCGCCATTACCATCAATGTAGGCGTCCGGGCCCCAGTAATTGCTGCCGGACCGCCACAGGTAAAAGTTGGCGCCCTCGGAAACGTTTATCGTGCCCTGCACGGAGAATGTATCGCTCAGGGCCAGCTTGGCGGCCACAAAGGCACCTAGGCCCATAGCGCTGTCATCCGCGGCGCCGGTGTCATAGGCGACTTGGCGAACGATGGCTGCGGCCGAGTAGCTCAGGCTGTCCATGGAGCTCTCAAAGCGGGCCGTAACCGCCGGCATCTCCGTTTTTACGGATTGACCGTCGTCGGTGGCAATGCCGGTGCTTGGCTGTTCCAGAGACACGGACAGAGGTCCGGTGGTGTAACGGACCTGCGAGGCGCGGAACTGGTAGCCGGCGTTCGCCGGTACACCGTCGAATTCCAGTTGCGAGGTGTTGCCCACGAAACTGAGGTAGTTTGACCAGTTGCGGCCGATCAGCACGCCATTGTATTCACCGTAAGCGTGGCGCAGACGTAAATCGCCGGTGCTGTCGCCACGGGTACCGCGGAAGTCACCTTCCACGACAATTTTGACGCCTTCCGGGGTCATGACCCTGAAACCGAGGCGGCTCTGAAACGCGTCGGCACCGAAATGGCCGGATACCTCATTGTCTTCATCAGCGCCGGTGTTAATTTTCGAAAAGTTGGCAGAGCGGGTGCCGCGGCCTGCGACGTCCTCGTCAATGTCGTAGGTGGCATTAAGGCGCGCATAGCCGTAAACAGCCATGTCATAATCGCCGGCCGTGAAGTCGACTGCGCCCACCTGTCCGGCCATACCAAATACTGCTATGGCCGCCGTCGCACGAATGGCCATTCTCAATTTGTTGCTTTGCATTATTGTTGTCTCCACACATTGGACAATTATTTTTGTAGGACCCGCAGTCAACATAGTTACCATTTCATAACAATTCAAATAAATTTGTACAATCATTAGACGAAGGTCTAGGGCATGTTTTCTTTTCTATACAGATGCCTGCGTGCCCATTTCAGTATTAAGATAGCGCCATGACCACCAAAAAAACTTACTTAGAACAAACCACATTTGCATTTCTCGATATTGAGACTACCGGCGGCAATTCGTCCCACGACCGCATTACCGAAATTGGTATTCGCTTCTGGCGTGGGGGTGAGTCGGTCGGGGAGTGGCAAACACTGCTGAACCCGAGTACCCGCATTTCTCCTTTTATTGAGCAATTGACGGGTATTTCCAATGACATGGTTTCTGGTGCGCCGCCGTTCGAAGCAATAGCCGATGTTCTAGAAGACAAACTGCGGGATACGGTGTTTGTTGCCCACAACGCACGTTTTGATTATGGCTTTATTAAATCGGAGTTCCGCAGGCTGGGGCGACTTTTTTCTGCGCGGGTGCTTTGCACGGTAAAGCTTTCCCGTCGGCTGTATCCAGAATTTCGCAAACACAACATGGATGCATTGATTGAACGCCATGGGCTGGAGCAAGTGCAGCGCCCCAGCATTCCTTCACACTTGCCTCTCGATACCTTGAAAGATTTACCTCGTGGCCCGGGCGTGTACCGATTTTATGGTGAAAACGATGTGCTTTTATATGTGGGCAAAAGCACCAACATAGCCCAGCGCGTTGCTTCGCATTTTTCCGGGGATCACAACACCAGCCGTGGCGTACGGATTTCCGAAAGCTTACGCCGTGTGGAGTACACAGAAACTGCCGGTGACCTTTGATCTGGACTCATACAAGTTACTGGTCAAGGCACTGATGGCCCCGCACAAAAGCCAAGGCCAGAAGGCGCACTCGGTGATTGAGTTGCCAGCAGTTGTAGCGCCGGATGTGCTTATGCCTTGAGTGGCGTACTATAGGTGTTCGATCCGCACACCTACGTACTTGCCCATGCCGGCAACTCTACTATTTTTGTAGGCTAAACTGCTTTCCTGAGAGAGATCTATGAACAAAGAACCTGTCAGCCGCGAACTTTTTGATGACGTTATGGTGCCCAACTATGCCCCCGGTTCGATTATTCCGGTGCGAGGCGAGGGTTCCCGAATTTGGGATCAGGGCGGCCGGGAGTTTATAGATCTGCAGGGTGGCATTGCCGTGAACTGCCTTGGGCACTCACACCCTGGGCTGGTTAGTGCTTTACAGGAACAGGCAGAGAAAATCTGGCATCTATCTAATGTGATGACCAACGAGCCGGCTCTGCGGCTGGCTAAAACGTTGTGCGATCTGACTTTTGCGGAGCGGGTGTTTTTCGCCAACTCCGGCGGCGAAGCCAACGAGGCCGCCTTTAAGTTGGCGCGTCGTTATAGCTGGCAGCACACTGGGCCCGAGAAGCACGAGATAATCTCCTTCAAAAACGCATTCCACGGCCGCACTCTCTTTACCGTAAGTGTCGGTGGGCAGCCCAAATATCTTGAGGGGTTTGAGCCGGCGCCGGGTGGTATTCATCATGCGGATTTCAACGATTTGGAATCGGTAAAAAAACTGATCTCGAAAGAGAAAACATGTGCAGTGGTTGTGGAGCCTATTCAAGGCGAAAGTGGCGTGGTGCCGGCAGATCCGGAATTCTTGAAAGGCCTGCGCAAACTTTGTGATGACAACGATGCGCTGCTGATTTTTGATGAGGTTCAGTCTGGTGTGGGCCGTACGGGCTACCTCTATGCTTATGAAATGTACGATGTGGTGCCAGACATTCTTACCAGCGCCAAAGGCTTGGGCGGTGGTTTCCCGGTTGCTGCCATGCTGACTACGGCAAAGGTTGCTGCCAGTCTTGGGGTCGGCACCCACGGCAGCACCTATGGGGGTAACGCACTGGCCTGTGCCGTCGCCCAGAAAGTGATCGATACGGTAAGCCAGCCAGAGATCCTCAAGGGTGTTAAGGCCCGCTCAGAGCATCTACGCAAGGGTATGATGGATATTGGTGAGCGCTATGGTGTGTTCAGCGAAGTTCGTGGGCCAGGGCTTCTGATGGGCTGCGTGTTGACCGAGAAGTGGCAGGGTAAGGCCAAGGATTTTCTGAATGCAGGTCTGGACGAAGGGGTGATGGTATTGATCGCTGGCGCCAATGTGGTTCGGCTGGCGCCTTCGCTGATTATCCCGGATACCGATATTGATGAGGCGCTTGAGCGCTTTGAAGCGGCGGTAAAAAAACTTACTGAATAGGAGCTTTTATGTGGCTGGTACGTCCGGCTATACCGGCTGATGTTAACCAGATACTTGAGATTGCGGGCACTGCTGGTTCAGAGACCGCTCGCCTCTCATCCACGCTGCCTAAGCAGCGTGGCGCTCTTGCGGAAAAAATAGACCACTCGCTTGCTTCAATGACCGGCAACAGCCCTGGCAGTCGCCAGCCACCAAGGTTTCTGTTCGTACTGGAAAACACAATTACGGGCAGGGTTCACGGTACAGCGGGTATCGATGCCCGCGCAGGTAACGGCCAGCCGTTTTATAACTATCGCCGTGATGCGCTTATTCATGCCTCCCACGAACTGGACATCTCCAGCCGCGTTGATGTGCTCTACCCCAGCCATGGGTTGACCGATCACACACTGCTTTGCTCATTCTCCATAACGCCCGAACTGCGTAACACCGAAGCCTTTGAGCTGTTATCCAGAGCCCGAATATTGTTTATTGCAGCCCATCGAGACTGGTTTGCCCAGCGTATTGCGGTGGAGATTCAGGGTGTTCAGCTTGCGGATGGTAGTGTGCCTTTTTGGGACAGCTTGGGGCGTCATTTTTTCAATATGGATTTTGAAACCGCCGATCAGCATTCGGGCATGCTCAGTAAAACGTTTATTGCTGAACTTATGCCGCCCAATCCGGTTTATGTCACTTTGCTTTCCGAGGCTGCCCAAGTGGCACTGGGCCAACCCCATGAGCTAACGGTGCCGAACCTTGAGCTACTGCAACGGGAAGGATTTCAGGCTGGCTGCTATCTGGATATCTTCGATGGCGGCCCGGTGCTTGAAGCGCGTACCGATGCCTTACACACACTGGTTACCAGCCAGCCTAAAACCCTGCACGGCGCTAATGAGGCAGATGGAGACACCTGTTTCATTTCTGCGGGCGAGGGCGCCGAGTTTCGCTGCACCCTGGCCAAAGTGGTCGATACCCTTGAAGGGACGCTTAAGGTGCCTGTGGATATTTGGAAAGCGCTTGGCAAAACCGCCGGTGATGAGGTGAGGGTAGCGCCATGCTAGTGATTCGCCCGCTTCAACAAACGGATCTTGATGATCTTTACGCCATGGCTCAAAAAGCCGGCAAGGGGCTTACCACCCTGCCTGCGGATCGAGACTTGCTGCAGCGCAAAATCAATCTCGCCCAGGAAACGTTCAACCAGCGCTGTGCGCCGGAAGCAGGTTTGTACCTGTTCGCTCTGGAAGATACGGAAGCCGGAAAAGCCGTGGGTATCAGCGGCATTCAGGCGCGAGTTGGTCTGGATGAAGTGTTTTATAACTACCGGCTCAGCGTTACCGTAAACGCCTCCAAAGAGTTGGGCGTTCATGTGCGCACGCCTACGTTGCACCTCTCAAACGATATGACGGACACCAGCGAGATCTGCTCACTGCTGCTTTCTGATGACTACCGCGGCGGCGGCAACGGCTTGCTCCTTTCACGCAGCCGCTTCATGTATTTGGATGAGTTCCGGAAGCACTTCTCTGAAAAAGTGTTCGCAGAAATGCGTGGCGTGTCTGATGAGCAGGGCTTGAGCCCGCTGTGGGATGCTCTGGGCAGCAA from Marinobacter sp. LV10R510-11A harbors:
- a CDS encoding DcaP family trimeric outer membrane transporter codes for the protein MQSNKLRMAIRATAAIAVFGMAGQVGAVDFTAGDYDMAVYGYARLNATYDIDEDVAGRGTRSANFSKINTGADEDNEVSGHFGADAFQSRLGFRVMTPEGVKIVVEGDFRGTRGDSTGDLRLRHAYGEYNGVLIGRNWSNYLSFVGNTSQLEFDGVPANAGYQFRASQVRYTTGPLSVSLEQPSTGIATDDGQSVKTEMPAVTARFESSMDSLSYSAAAIVRQVAYDTGAADDSAMGLGAFVAAKLALSDTFSVQGTINVSEGANFYLWRSGSNYWGPDAYIDGNGDLETISGYGANLGVSMKTGNGSSVNAVYGMTELDLDDAVANSATSGITAGASESNSTAAINYQWEPVKSVNMGVQYAYHMVDKVNGDSGNASRIHFAAQYNF
- a CDS encoding aspartate aminotransferase family protein, whose product is MNKEPVSRELFDDVMVPNYAPGSIIPVRGEGSRIWDQGGREFIDLQGGIAVNCLGHSHPGLVSALQEQAEKIWHLSNVMTNEPALRLAKTLCDLTFAERVFFANSGGEANEAAFKLARRYSWQHTGPEKHEIISFKNAFHGRTLFTVSVGGQPKYLEGFEPAPGGIHHADFNDLESVKKLISKEKTCAVVVEPIQGESGVVPADPEFLKGLRKLCDDNDALLIFDEVQSGVGRTGYLYAYEMYDVVPDILTSAKGLGGGFPVAAMLTTAKVAASLGVGTHGSTYGGNALACAVAQKVIDTVSQPEILKGVKARSEHLRKGMMDIGERYGVFSEVRGPGLLMGCVLTEKWQGKAKDFLNAGLDEGVMVLIAGANVVRLAPSLIIPDTDIDEALERFEAAVKKLTE
- a CDS encoding arginine N-succinyltransferase; the encoded protein is MWLVRPAIPADVNQILEIAGTAGSETARLSSTLPKQRGALAEKIDHSLASMTGNSPGSRQPPRFLFVLENTITGRVHGTAGIDARAGNGQPFYNYRRDALIHASHELDISSRVDVLYPSHGLTDHTLLCSFSITPELRNTEAFELLSRARILFIAAHRDWFAQRIAVEIQGVQLADGSVPFWDSLGRHFFNMDFETADQHSGMLSKTFIAELMPPNPVYVTLLSEAAQVALGQPHELTVPNLELLQREGFQAGCYLDIFDGGPVLEARTDALHTLVTSQPKTLHGANEADGDTCFISAGEGAEFRCTLAKVVDTLEGTLKVPVDIWKALGKTAGDEVRVAPC
- the astA gene encoding arginine N-succinyltransferase, with amino-acid sequence MLVIRPLQQTDLDDLYAMAQKAGKGLTTLPADRDLLQRKINLAQETFNQRCAPEAGLYLFALEDTEAGKAVGISGIQARVGLDEVFYNYRLSVTVNASKELGVHVRTPTLHLSNDMTDTSEICSLLLSDDYRGGGNGLLLSRSRFMYLDEFRKHFSEKVFAEMRGVSDEQGLSPLWDALGSKFFDMKFTEADMLSGLGNKAFIAELMPKYPIYLPMLPDSARAVIGRVHGNTAPALKMLQAEGFNFNGMVDIFDGGPVVEAFVNTIRTVRDSINRYAMVTRKDVNLDVPAAERVMVSNRSFRNFRVTTVPASCVGTDTVSLSPAVAEALQIESGDSVRLAPLKDRAKTAVKAAG